A portion of the Sphaerochaeta pleomorpha str. Grapes genome contains these proteins:
- a CDS encoding SGNH/GDSL hydrolase family protein yields the protein MKFSTFSILGDSISTFAGFIPSQNEAFYPRIGYDVTEVDQTWWRLLEKETSLHLVANESYSGSRVSKTGARPVWTSFLSDKRQANLESETIIIFGGTNDYGQENPASLAVFSAAYEELVATMLANHQQSELFFCTPLQRTDRAIDEPNSQGWNQKELAETIRTCLKRHEKAHLIDLASYPIQQGDGLLQDQLHPTKEGMRLLCRLIKKSLECY from the coding sequence ATGAAATTCAGCACATTTTCAATTTTGGGAGATTCAATCAGCACTTTTGCAGGTTTTATCCCTTCACAAAACGAAGCATTTTACCCACGGATCGGCTATGACGTGACCGAGGTGGATCAAACCTGGTGGAGACTCCTTGAAAAGGAGACTTCCCTTCATTTGGTTGCAAATGAATCCTATTCAGGCAGCAGGGTAAGCAAAACAGGGGCAAGGCCTGTCTGGACTTCCTTTCTCTCTGACAAACGACAGGCAAACCTCGAATCAGAGACAATCATCATTTTCGGGGGCACTAATGACTATGGACAGGAGAATCCAGCCTCGCTTGCTGTTTTTTCCGCTGCCTATGAGGAACTGGTTGCTACAATGCTTGCAAACCATCAGCAGAGCGAACTCTTTTTCTGCACCCCGTTGCAGCGCACAGATAGAGCGATCGACGAACCTAACAGCCAAGGATGGAATCAAAAAGAACTTGCAGAGACGATACGTACCTGTTTAAAAAGGCATGAAAAAGCCCATCTCATCGATCTGGCCTCCTATCCGATTCAACAAGGGGATGGGCTTCTGCAAGACCAGTTGCACCCGACAAAAGAAGGCATGAGACTCCTCTGCCGATTGATCAAAAAAAGTCTTGAGTGCTACTAA
- a CDS encoding VOC family protein: MKFHFAHNNFNVINLEKSLAFYKEALGLVEVKRKVAPDGSFVLVFLSDGSSVHQLELTWLRDWGKASYNLGDNEIHLAFTVSAMEEAHALHKKMGCICYENEKMGIYFISDPDGYWLEIIPARD; the protein is encoded by the coding sequence ATGAAATTTCATTTTGCACACAATAACTTCAATGTGATAAATCTGGAGAAATCCCTGGCATTTTATAAGGAAGCTCTCGGTCTCGTTGAAGTCAAGCGAAAGGTTGCCCCCGATGGGTCCTTTGTGTTGGTTTTTCTTTCCGATGGTTCTTCCGTACACCAGTTGGAACTTACTTGGTTGAGAGATTGGGGGAAGGCTTCCTATAACCTGGGGGATAATGAGATCCATCTTGCCTTTACCGTCTCTGCTATGGAGGAAGCCCATGCATTGCATAAGAAAATGGGTTGTATCTGTTATGAGAATGAAAAAATGGGGATCTATTTCATCAGTGACCCTGATGGTTACTGGTTGGAAATCATTCCTGCACGAGATTGA
- a CDS encoding AraC family transcriptional regulator, which yields MKIDFLSFVMSTFEKESIHYTLLEKPYANIRQFDRGFRANVYRSEEYETIIALLKQKCQENAVFLFKDRFETNYTVIRLPETILEQEGFSYLVIGPFLDHHLSSEELELILADLKVPVIFQNDLKEYFYNTKVMEYPKVYYSYIEVIVSFLFGKGNCQNILEKEQIKHPFLLPNNDKTKEKALPSMKFLEQFQEIENAFFEAVERADTKQALALHLQLCTYPFGNTIADPLRREKNKALYCNALLHRTTVQAQVHPGFTAPVSSSFVREIETAESKPILDDLLVNMIETYCHLIREHSLRGYPAYLKEVINYIDFNYTENLSLRTLSEAFSINPSYLSMLFKKKTAKTLTEYINDKRIAYSMVLLKTTDFPINIIARETGFEDVNYFTRLFKKTNGIAPRSYRMGILADKSTLS from the coding sequence ATGAAAATTGATTTTCTTTCTTTCGTTATGAGTACATTTGAAAAAGAATCTATCCACTATACCTTGCTGGAAAAACCCTATGCCAATATACGGCAATTCGACAGAGGGTTTCGAGCTAACGTGTATAGATCTGAAGAATATGAAACCATCATAGCCCTGCTGAAACAGAAATGCCAGGAAAATGCAGTATTCCTTTTCAAGGATAGATTTGAGACCAACTATACGGTGATCAGATTGCCTGAGACCATATTGGAGCAAGAAGGGTTTTCCTATCTGGTCATAGGCCCCTTTTTAGATCATCACCTATCATCCGAGGAACTAGAGCTGATTCTGGCAGATTTAAAGGTTCCTGTCATATTCCAAAATGACTTGAAAGAATATTTCTACAACACAAAGGTGATGGAGTACCCAAAGGTCTATTATTCATATATTGAGGTAATCGTCTCCTTTCTCTTCGGAAAAGGAAACTGCCAGAATATTCTCGAAAAAGAACAAATCAAACACCCTTTTCTGCTGCCTAATAACGACAAAACCAAGGAAAAAGCGCTGCCTAGCATGAAATTCCTTGAACAGTTTCAAGAAATCGAGAATGCATTCTTTGAGGCTGTTGAAAGAGCAGATACAAAACAGGCCCTTGCATTGCACCTACAGCTTTGCACCTACCCGTTCGGCAACACCATTGCCGATCCGTTGAGAAGGGAAAAGAACAAGGCTTTATACTGCAATGCCCTCCTGCACAGGACTACGGTACAGGCGCAGGTACATCCAGGATTCACCGCACCTGTCTCATCTTCTTTCGTTCGGGAAATTGAAACTGCCGAATCAAAACCCATACTTGATGACCTCCTGGTCAATATGATCGAAACCTATTGCCATCTTATACGAGAGCATTCTTTACGGGGATATCCGGCCTATCTCAAAGAGGTAATAAACTATATCGATTTCAATTATACTGAAAACCTTTCACTGAGAACTCTTTCCGAGGCGTTCTCGATCAACCCAAGTTATCTTTCCATGCTTTTCAAGAAGAAAACAGCAAAAACCCTCACTGAATATATCAATGACAAAAGGATAGCCTATTCGATGGTTTTACTGAAAACAACCGACTTCCCGATCAATATAATTGCAAGGGAAACCGGCTTTGAGGATGTCAATTATTTCACCAGGCTCTTTAAGAAAACCAATGGAATTGCTCCCCGCTCCTACAGGATGGGGATATTAGCGGACAAGTCTACCCTTTCTTGA
- a CDS encoding SulP family inorganic anion transporter, whose protein sequence is MGKKGSFAKAPFLLDLRREFSHYNASKFSKDVLSGLTVAAVALPLALAFGVSSGLDAASGLITAIIAGLLIGSLSGASFQISGPTGAMAAILAGLAARHGAEGVLIAGMVSGVILLFAAFLRVGALVSYIPSPVITGFTSGIAVIIALGQLDNFFGTTSQGENAILKLLSYGSLGFHPQAATLGYGLLVVGIMIVWPKKWNARFPSSLLGIILALILQMVFDLSVTEVGAIPRTLLSENRLRLDSISLEKILGYASPALGIATLGMVESLLCGASAGKMKGEKLNATRELFAQGLGNFIIPFFGGVPATAAIARTSVAIKSGQQTRLTGIFHSLGLLASMFLLGPFMGRIPLSALAGVLMVTAWRMNEWHAIKKIFRRKIKTSMAQYLVTLVATVIFDLTTAILIGIVFSMVMFVIKSHKISIEVDDVTSDFPPKVANTKVVYIDGSLFFGSQDMITKEVEELVKGDTFRIIFSLRGVPSIDHSSVDEFITIVETCKKNHIDVLFCGVQGGVMSMFRRLEFTNMLGEGAFFSSVVTALESIS, encoded by the coding sequence ATGGGTAAAAAAGGCAGTTTTGCTAAGGCCCCGTTTCTTCTTGATCTTAGAAGAGAGTTCTCTCATTACAATGCATCAAAATTTTCGAAGGATGTTCTCTCAGGTTTGACAGTGGCTGCGGTTGCACTTCCCCTTGCCTTGGCTTTCGGGGTGAGTTCGGGACTGGATGCAGCATCAGGCCTTATAACCGCAATTATTGCAGGTCTGCTTATCGGGTCGCTTTCTGGAGCCTCCTTTCAGATATCGGGGCCTACCGGGGCAATGGCCGCTATCCTTGCTGGCTTGGCTGCACGCCATGGGGCCGAAGGGGTCCTTATTGCCGGTATGGTAAGTGGTGTCATCCTTTTATTCGCAGCCTTTCTTCGTGTCGGGGCTTTGGTTTCCTACATCCCTTCCCCGGTAATTACCGGGTTTACCAGCGGCATTGCCGTTATCATAGCCTTGGGTCAGCTCGACAATTTCTTTGGGACAACCTCGCAAGGTGAGAATGCCATTTTAAAACTGCTATCCTATGGCTCTTTGGGTTTTCATCCTCAGGCAGCTACCCTTGGGTATGGCTTGCTGGTCGTTGGGATAATGATTGTATGGCCCAAAAAATGGAATGCAAGGTTTCCTTCCTCTTTGCTCGGCATTATATTGGCTCTGATCCTCCAGATGGTTTTCGACCTGTCTGTTACCGAGGTCGGGGCAATACCGAGAACGCTGCTCTCGGAAAACCGGTTGCGTCTCGATTCGATTTCCTTGGAGAAAATCCTGGGATATGCCTCCCCGGCCCTTGGTATTGCCACCCTCGGTATGGTAGAGAGCCTGCTGTGCGGGGCTTCGGCTGGGAAGATGAAAGGGGAGAAGCTCAACGCAACTCGTGAACTGTTTGCCCAAGGGTTGGGCAACTTTATCATTCCGTTCTTTGGGGGAGTTCCTGCCACCGCTGCCATTGCTCGTACCAGCGTAGCCATAAAAAGCGGACAACAGACCAGGCTGACAGGTATTTTCCATTCCCTGGGCCTTTTGGCCTCCATGTTTCTGCTTGGACCATTCATGGGGAGGATTCCTCTCTCTGCCTTGGCAGGGGTACTTATGGTAACTGCCTGGAGGATGAATGAGTGGCATGCGATCAAAAAGATTTTCCGCCGAAAGATAAAGACCTCCATGGCCCAATACCTGGTCACGCTGGTGGCCACGGTTATCTTTGATTTAACTACCGCCATTCTGATTGGCATTGTATTTTCCATGGTCATGTTTGTAATCAAGAGCCATAAGATTTCCATAGAGGTGGATGATGTCACTTCAGATTTCCCCCCGAAGGTCGCAAATACCAAGGTTGTCTATATCGATGGATCCCTGTTCTTTGGTTCCCAGGATATGATAACCAAGGAAGTCGAGGAGCTGGTGAAAGGCGATACTTTCAGGATTATATTTTCGCTTCGAGGTGTGCCAAGCATAGACCATAGCTCTGTCGATGAATTTATCACCATTGTGGAAACCTGTAAGAAAAACCATATAGATGTGTTGTTCTGCGGTGTGCAAGGGGGTGTTATGAGTATGTTCCGCCGCCTTGAGTTTACCAATATGCTTGGGGAAGGGGCTTTCTTCTCCAGTGTGGTTACCGCCTTGGAATCAATTTCCTGA
- a CDS encoding carbohydrate ABC transporter permease yields MNDQNEAFHSRIIPWLYLSPTLAILLVFIFYPAWKSIILSLFRSNLFLGTRKFIGLENFHNLFSGPLTPGFLQVMVQTLIFSSLVVGLGLSLSLFIALQANKDIKGAKLYRMLLIWPFALSPAIAATIYLFMFNPEIGIVNSLLSFLFGIKPRWLDSPITAFCLTVCAAVWKNLGYNIVFYIAALQSIPKTPLEAGDIDGATGFQKFRYILLPLLSPTTFFLLFTNITYSFFDSFGIIDLLTKGGPVGNGSFFSHEGVTTTLMYKMFLDGFGGSSNMGFAAAEASILMSLVVLAVSLQFKFFAKRVHYEG; encoded by the coding sequence ATGAACGACCAAAACGAAGCATTTCATTCACGAATAATTCCTTGGCTCTACCTATCTCCTACTCTCGCTATCCTCCTCGTCTTCATCTTCTATCCCGCCTGGAAGTCTATTATCCTGAGTCTATTCAGAAGCAATCTCTTTTTGGGCACACGCAAATTTATCGGGTTGGAAAATTTCCACAACCTGTTTTCAGGTCCGCTTACACCTGGTTTTCTCCAGGTAATGGTCCAGACCTTGATTTTCAGCAGCCTGGTCGTAGGACTGGGGCTTTCACTTTCCCTATTCATCGCACTCCAGGCAAACAAGGATATCAAAGGGGCAAAACTATATAGGATGTTACTCATTTGGCCATTTGCCTTGTCTCCGGCAATTGCGGCAACCATCTACCTCTTCATGTTCAATCCCGAGATTGGAATCGTAAACTCACTCCTTTCCTTTCTTTTTGGAATAAAACCCCGTTGGCTGGATTCTCCAATTACTGCCTTTTGCCTGACTGTCTGCGCGGCTGTCTGGAAGAATCTTGGGTATAACATAGTTTTTTATATCGCAGCATTACAGAGTATCCCGAAAACACCCTTGGAAGCGGGGGACATCGACGGAGCCACCGGATTTCAGAAATTTAGATATATCCTGTTGCCTTTACTCAGCCCCACGACATTCTTTTTGCTGTTTACCAACATTACCTATAGCTTCTTCGATTCTTTTGGCATCATAGACCTGCTTACCAAGGGAGGACCTGTTGGAAATGGATCTTTTTTCAGTCATGAAGGAGTGACAACCACACTCATGTACAAGATGTTTTTGGATGGGTTTGGAGGGAGCAGCAACATGGGCTTTGCAGCAGCGGAAGCCTCGATACTTATGTCCTTGGTGGTGCTTGCAGTCAGTCTCCAATTCAAATTCTTCGCAAAGAGAGTGCATTATGAAGGCTAG
- a CDS encoding extracellular solute-binding protein has translation MKKITLVFMCLLLAVSMAFSNGSVESKIAPVANDPIEITFWHALGDAKRQGWIQQRVDEFNASQTKYKVVQEAKGSYRDTLQAAILADKQGKAPNLVHIFEVGSQLAYDSGIFMPVSEIGTFDTSDYISPVLNYYTIGGKVNSIPFNSSSPVLYINSDKLVAAGYSADYVPETFEDMIKVIKTARARNVEGANITFALHGWYFEQWMAEQGAPLVNNDNGRSGRATEVNLTSPAAIVIGNFLSTLGKEKLYSYTGKFEDWDGSDAIFVGNRSIFHITSTADLGNIANAVKGTFNMTVGKLPIPAGSNRNGTVIGGGSVWVTKNHTPEELEGARDFTLYMTNTENMVSWHKLTGYYPVRNSSVEMLNSEGWFDSNAKQVVAFNQLLTTIPNSATAGALAGILLDNRTIMEQAMQKILQGSEVTGALSEAKVLADAKLKEYNANF, from the coding sequence ATGAAAAAAATTACACTTGTATTCATGTGTTTGCTTCTGGCAGTTTCCATGGCTTTTTCCAATGGTTCTGTAGAAAGCAAAATCGCGCCTGTTGCCAACGATCCTATCGAAATTACATTCTGGCATGCACTCGGCGATGCAAAACGCCAGGGATGGATTCAGCAGAGAGTAGATGAATTCAATGCTTCACAGACTAAATACAAAGTGGTACAAGAAGCAAAAGGAAGCTATCGTGACACCCTTCAGGCCGCTATTCTTGCCGACAAACAGGGCAAGGCACCAAATCTTGTACATATCTTTGAAGTTGGAAGCCAGCTTGCCTATGACTCAGGCATCTTCATGCCGGTCAGCGAAATAGGTACCTTCGATACCAGCGATTACATTTCCCCGGTACTTAATTACTACACCATCGGGGGAAAAGTAAACTCAATCCCCTTCAACAGTTCTTCCCCTGTTCTCTATATAAATAGCGATAAACTGGTTGCCGCAGGATATAGCGCTGACTATGTCCCCGAAACATTCGAAGACATGATCAAAGTTATAAAAACAGCCCGTGCAAGAAACGTTGAAGGTGCAAACATTACGTTCGCCCTCCACGGCTGGTATTTCGAACAATGGATGGCTGAACAGGGAGCTCCCTTGGTAAACAACGACAATGGTCGTTCAGGGAGGGCAACTGAAGTCAACCTAACCAGCCCTGCCGCAATAGTTATCGGTAATTTCCTCTCAACCCTTGGGAAAGAGAAGCTTTATTCATACACTGGAAAATTTGAGGATTGGGATGGTAGCGATGCCATTTTTGTAGGAAACAGATCCATTTTCCACATCACCTCTACCGCAGACCTCGGCAATATAGCCAACGCAGTGAAAGGTACTTTCAATATGACAGTCGGCAAACTCCCCATCCCTGCCGGTTCAAACAGAAACGGGACAGTAATCGGGGGAGGAAGTGTGTGGGTAACAAAGAATCATACACCAGAGGAACTTGAAGGGGCGCGAGACTTTACCCTGTATATGACAAACACCGAGAACATGGTCAGCTGGCATAAACTTACCGGATACTATCCTGTCAGGAATTCTTCGGTTGAGATGCTTAATTCCGAAGGGTGGTTCGACAGTAATGCAAAGCAAGTTGTCGCCTTCAACCAGCTCCTCACTACGATTCCAAACAGTGCCACAGCAGGAGCCCTCGCTGGCATTCTGTTAGACAATAGAACAATCATGGAACAGGCAATGCAGAAAATTTTGCAAGGATCTGAGGTCACAGGGGCCCTATCAGAAGCAAAAGTACTTGCAGATGCGAAACTCAAGGAATATAACGCAAACTTCTAA
- a CDS encoding glycosyl hydrolase 2 galactose-binding domain-containing protein yields the protein MEQHITDTSLDSFLAFGYSTEFEKHRVSSDLLLPLDGREAESLSEDWFFTLKEGNQWKENKAKRKSLPAFSPDFFADWEQTASMDSVCAEGNMLYARQFLYSRQDPNEKVFLRFGGLDSKAVIFLNAECIAFHEEESKSFSIDITSVVKQENTLLVAKDASKGPLDKPKHLNTVSLVRTIPVTIENWSLNLAPRYDFFALSLDIALSACCAKTMRLEIPELGIAEELHLSNGRVHAIIKAEPVIWTVENPKLYEVRLLWDDQRLVEAIGFKKG from the coding sequence ATGGAACAACACATTACTGACACTTCTCTCGATAGCTTTCTCGCATTTGGTTATTCCACGGAATTCGAAAAACACCGGGTTTCGTCCGATTTGCTTTTGCCTCTTGACGGAAGGGAGGCTGAGTCTTTGTCTGAAGACTGGTTTTTTACCCTCAAGGAGGGGAACCAATGGAAAGAAAATAAAGCAAAGAGGAAATCCCTGCCTGCTTTTTCTCCTGATTTCTTTGCAGATTGGGAACAGACCGCTTCAATGGACAGCGTCTGTGCAGAGGGTAATATGCTCTATGCAAGGCAATTTTTGTACTCCCGGCAAGATCCAAATGAGAAAGTGTTTCTCAGGTTTGGTGGATTGGACAGCAAAGCTGTAATATTTCTCAATGCTGAATGCATCGCCTTCCATGAAGAAGAGTCAAAATCCTTCAGCATCGACATCACCTCTGTCGTTAAACAGGAAAACACCCTTTTGGTAGCAAAGGATGCTTCCAAAGGTCCCCTGGACAAGCCGAAACACCTTAACACGGTTTCCTTGGTACGGACCATTCCTGTCACCATTGAAAATTGGTCGCTGAATCTTGCCCCGCGTTATGACTTTTTTGCCTTGTCCTTGGATATTGCACTTTCTGCCTGCTGTGCGAAAACGATGCGTCTGGAAATCCCGGAACTTGGAATTGCGGAAGAATTGCATTTAAGCAATGGCCGCGTGCATGCAATCATCAAAGCTGAGCCGGTAATCTGGACAGTAGAGAATCCTAAACTCTATGAAGTTAGGTTATTATGGGATGACCAGCGCCTAGTGGAGGCAATTGGATTCAAGAAAGGGTAG
- a CDS encoding MBL fold metallo-hydrolase: MKITYIHHSSFLLETDTAYLLFDYFEGELPPIGKDKPLFVFASHRHADHFSAVVFTLFADHPKVSYLLSSDISAKKVPESVLGKTHFLNMHEVYTIGDLTIETLRSTDEGVAFLVKLEGKHIYHAGDLNHWFWKGEDKGWNNQMALAYRSEIARLPSALDIAFVPVDPRLEESFDLGAKELLENRRIGYLFPMHFWNDFSVCRKLQTSIDALSCTVMQVEHTGQSWRLV, translated from the coding sequence ATGAAGATTACCTATATCCATCACAGTTCTTTTCTTCTGGAAACCGACACGGCCTACTTGCTTTTTGACTATTTTGAGGGTGAACTTCCCCCGATAGGTAAAGACAAACCCCTTTTCGTGTTTGCTTCCCATCGGCATGCAGACCATTTCTCTGCAGTTGTTTTTACCCTTTTTGCAGACCATCCCAAAGTTTCCTACCTGCTTTCCTCTGACATTTCCGCAAAGAAAGTGCCAGAATCTGTCCTTGGGAAAACCCATTTCCTAAACATGCATGAAGTGTATACGATAGGGGACCTAACGATTGAAACGCTTCGTTCCACCGATGAAGGGGTTGCTTTTCTGGTGAAACTCGAGGGAAAGCATATCTACCATGCAGGTGATTTGAACCATTGGTTCTGGAAGGGCGAAGACAAGGGATGGAACAATCAGATGGCTCTTGCCTATCGCTCTGAGATTGCAAGGTTGCCCTCTGCTCTCGACATTGCCTTTGTCCCTGTTGATCCCAGGCTGGAAGAGTCTTTTGACCTAGGGGCAAAGGAGTTGCTCGAAAACAGGAGAATAGGGTATTTGTTTCCTATGCATTTCTGGAATGATTTTTCGGTTTGCCGAAAACTGCAAACATCGATCGACGCGTTATCCTGCACGGTGATGCAGGTTGAGCATACAGGACAAAGCTGGAGGCTTGTATGA
- a CDS encoding sn-glycerol-1-phosphate dehydrogenase — protein sequence MDTKISLVEKGCINRIGELFTEAFNHSSALLVSDENTLSVGGFAVVKSLEQHKIPVRQCCFPAEPMVYADEFSLAKLRESLRKDRSIIVVLGSGTLNDIAKRISFEFGRPYMVVATAPSVDGYTSYGAAVSLNGFKQTLPCSAPYAVIADTDILCSSPMPMIASGFGDCMAKFTAGADWIVADLLGIQPIRKDVWDMVQNPLHHVYARCQAIGSRDPVSIGMLFDALSASGFAMQIMHDSRPASGSEHLISHVWEMEHLQASHGFKVAIGTVAISYLYEKLQTLDFSNILENKAETWEERESSIRRVFPSDKIYEQVLPIAKAKFLEGKALEERRKAILHVLMAIRRKCAEQLPGYRNLSQAMQTVSCPTKALEINATRQDLVRAIKGAQMIRDRYTILDLLYEAGLLDEALSTLEGLAV from the coding sequence ATGGATACCAAAATTTCCCTAGTCGAAAAAGGTTGCATAAACCGTATAGGGGAACTTTTTACCGAAGCCTTCAACCATAGTTCTGCCTTGCTTGTTTCTGATGAGAATACCCTCTCTGTGGGAGGGTTTGCTGTTGTGAAGAGCCTGGAACAACACAAAATCCCCGTACGCCAGTGTTGTTTTCCTGCCGAACCCATGGTGTATGCGGACGAATTCTCCCTTGCAAAACTCAGGGAATCGCTTCGCAAGGATCGTAGTATTATCGTTGTCCTTGGCTCAGGGACCTTGAATGATATCGCAAAACGTATCAGTTTTGAGTTTGGAAGGCCTTATATGGTGGTCGCCACCGCACCGTCAGTCGATGGGTATACCTCCTATGGTGCTGCCGTCTCACTCAATGGTTTCAAACAGACCCTGCCTTGCAGTGCCCCCTATGCGGTCATTGCCGATACCGATATCCTCTGTTCTTCCCCGATGCCCATGATAGCCTCCGGTTTTGGTGACTGTATGGCAAAATTTACCGCTGGGGCAGATTGGATCGTTGCCGACCTTCTGGGAATTCAACCTATCAGGAAGGATGTCTGGGATATGGTACAGAATCCACTGCACCATGTGTACGCTCGTTGCCAAGCCATAGGTTCAAGGGATCCCGTTTCTATCGGGATGTTGTTTGACGCTCTTTCTGCCAGCGGTTTTGCCATGCAGATCATGCATGATTCCCGTCCTGCAAGCGGGAGCGAACATCTTATCAGCCATGTATGGGAAATGGAACACTTGCAGGCGAGCCATGGGTTCAAGGTTGCCATCGGAACTGTTGCGATCAGCTATCTCTATGAGAAACTCCAGACCCTTGATTTTTCCAACATCTTGGAAAACAAGGCCGAGACCTGGGAGGAGAGAGAGTCAAGCATTCGCAGGGTGTTCCCGTCCGATAAAATATATGAACAGGTATTACCCATAGCGAAAGCCAAATTCCTTGAGGGTAAAGCCCTTGAGGAACGTAGAAAGGCTATTTTACACGTTTTAATGGCAATAAGGAGAAAATGTGCCGAACAGTTGCCCGGGTATAGAAACCTATCGCAGGCAATGCAAACAGTCAGTTGTCCGACTAAGGCTTTGGAAATCAATGCAACACGACAAGACCTTGTCCGTGCCATCAAAGGTGCGCAGATGATTCGGGACCGGTACACAATACTCGATTTATTGTATGAAGCTGGTCTACTAGATGAAGCTTTATCCACACTTGAAGGGCTGGCTGTATAG
- a CDS encoding carbohydrate ABC transporter permease: protein MKARKRIKNQIWVHAVLVLSCIVICFPVVFAIVKSTQDSNIVPTASMVLGTAFLDNLKVVWTDYHLGRYMRNSFFISLWVAGGKIILSLFAALALVFYRFKGKKIVFGFILLTLMLPTEVLILGLFDLVSNQRAPDLVALMQWMFSPVEFFFAPTRYGFGWGDNLLGVITPFLASATGVFLFRQHFLSIPRALADSARIDGASSLQFLMHILIPMSLNTIGALALIQFVYVWDQYIWPRVILRRTANQVVQVGLNMIISTGESVQWGQVMTSVVIAMIPPLLVFALLYKAFMNGYALSSDK, encoded by the coding sequence ATGAAGGCTAGAAAGAGAATAAAAAACCAGATCTGGGTACATGCAGTGTTGGTTCTGTCTTGCATTGTAATTTGTTTTCCAGTGGTGTTTGCCATAGTGAAATCGACCCAGGATAGCAACATAGTCCCGACAGCCTCTATGGTTTTAGGAACTGCTTTCCTGGACAATTTGAAAGTTGTCTGGACCGATTACCATTTGGGTCGGTATATGCGCAACTCATTTTTCATATCGTTGTGGGTTGCCGGAGGCAAGATTATTTTGTCTTTGTTTGCAGCACTTGCCTTGGTCTTTTATAGGTTCAAAGGAAAAAAAATTGTTTTTGGGTTTATCCTGCTTACCCTCATGTTACCTACTGAGGTCTTGATCCTGGGATTGTTTGATCTAGTCAGCAACCAGCGAGCCCCTGACCTTGTAGCCTTGATGCAATGGATGTTCTCTCCAGTTGAATTCTTTTTTGCCCCTACCAGATATGGATTTGGATGGGGAGACAACCTGTTGGGTGTCATAACACCGTTTCTAGCATCGGCAACGGGAGTATTTCTCTTTAGGCAACATTTCCTGTCAATCCCCCGGGCCCTTGCCGATTCTGCACGCATAGACGGAGCTTCGTCCTTGCAGTTTCTCATGCATATTCTTATTCCCATGAGTTTGAACACTATCGGGGCTTTGGCCTTGATACAGTTTGTCTATGTCTGGGACCAATATATCTGGCCGAGGGTTATCTTGAGAAGAACAGCAAACCAAGTCGTACAGGTAGGACTCAACATGATTATCTCGACCGGGGAATCAGTTCAGTGGGGACAGGTCATGACCTCTGTCGTTATCGCGATGATACCCCCTCTACTGGTTTTTGCCTTGCTGTATAAAGCATTTATGAACGGATATGCACTTTCCTCTGACAAGTAG